A genomic window from Corynebacterium fournieri includes:
- a CDS encoding three-helix bundle dimerization domain-containing protein produces the protein MANTIDFSIIRERALRNIREDLLAEFAGKFDALEINDAFDAVLRTHRNTALIEDFIPVLVEAEMRDRLRDGELFPSAA, from the coding sequence ATGGCTAACACTATTGACTTCAGCATCATCCGCGAGCGTGCCCTGCGCAACATCCGCGAGGACCTGCTCGCCGAGTTCGCCGGCAAATTCGACGCACTCGAGATCAACGACGCGTTCGATGCTGTCCTGCGCACCCACCGCAACACCGCGCTGATCGAGGACTTCATCCCGGTCCTCGTCGAAGCCGAGATGCGCGACCGTCTCCGCGACGGCGAGCTGTTCCCCTCCGCGGCATAG
- a CDS encoding DIP1984 family protein: MLLAEALARRAEAQDRLNKLQERLVKGAMIQEGDTPVEDPAAMLEEAAALLQEIETLVRRINHTNAQTPFEGATLTDAIARRDALLRSRRLYAAVADAGTMTNHRYSRSEVRFVPNVDVKALRDMADSASKAYRELDTKIQQLNWTTQLQ, encoded by the coding sequence ATGCTGCTCGCAGAGGCACTGGCGCGCCGTGCAGAGGCGCAGGACCGCTTGAACAAGCTGCAGGAGCGCCTGGTCAAAGGCGCGATGATCCAGGAGGGCGACACCCCGGTGGAGGACCCGGCGGCGATGCTCGAGGAGGCAGCCGCGCTCCTGCAGGAGATCGAGACCCTCGTGCGCCGCATCAACCACACCAACGCGCAGACCCCCTTCGAGGGCGCCACGCTCACCGACGCCATCGCCCGTCGCGACGCCCTGCTGCGCTCCCGCCGCCTCTACGCCGCGGTCGCCGACGCCGGCACGATGACCAACCACCGCTACTCGCGCTCCGAGGTCCGCTTCGTCCCCAACGTCGACGTCAAAGCGCTGCGCGACATGGCGGATAGCGCCTCCAAGGCCTACCGCGAGCTGGACACGAAGATCCAGCAGCTCAACTGGACCACACAGCTGCAATAA
- a CDS encoding glycosyltransferase family 4 protein: MKILLLCWRDTTHPQGGGSERYLERVGEYLAAQGHEVIYRTAKHTDAPRRSKRNGARYERAGGKFGVYLAAPLSLWRNRPDVVVDTQNGIPFFARLFTRKPVVLLTHHCHKEQWPVAGPVIGRLGWLLESKVAPRVYRGAQYVTVSEASKRDLVALGVRAGDIEIVENGVDPVPADTPTLHDDHRLHLVTLSRLVPHKRIEEAIDAVSQIDGAVLDIIGSGWWEDELREYAAPHGDKVVFHGHVSEPYKHALLQRAALHLLPSRKEGWGIAVIEAAQHGVPTVAYASAGGVADSICDGVTGRLVEPGEEFVEVVGQTLGRREAMAPAARAWAGRFSWEETGRKFARVIAAVWSS, from the coding sequence ATGAAGATACTGCTTCTGTGTTGGCGCGATACCACCCACCCGCAGGGCGGCGGCTCGGAGCGCTACCTGGAACGCGTCGGCGAATACTTAGCGGCGCAGGGCCACGAGGTGATCTACCGCACCGCCAAGCACACGGACGCGCCGCGGCGGTCGAAGCGAAACGGGGCGCGCTACGAGCGCGCCGGCGGGAAATTCGGCGTGTACCTGGCCGCGCCGCTGTCGTTGTGGCGCAACCGCCCGGACGTGGTGGTGGACACCCAAAACGGCATCCCGTTTTTCGCGCGGCTGTTCACGCGCAAGCCGGTGGTGCTGCTGACGCACCACTGCCACAAGGAGCAGTGGCCGGTGGCTGGCCCGGTGATCGGGCGGCTGGGCTGGTTGTTGGAGTCGAAGGTGGCGCCGCGGGTGTACCGGGGCGCGCAGTACGTGACCGTGTCCGAGGCCTCGAAGCGGGACCTGGTGGCGCTGGGGGTGCGCGCCGGCGACATCGAGATCGTGGAAAACGGCGTCGACCCCGTGCCCGCCGACACGCCCACGCTTCACGACGACCACAGGTTGCACCTAGTCACCCTCTCTCGCCTCGTGCCGCACAAGCGCATCGAGGAGGCGATTGATGCGGTCTCGCAGATCGACGGTGCGGTGCTGGACATCATCGGCTCCGGCTGGTGGGAAGACGAGCTGCGCGAGTACGCAGCCCCGCACGGCGACAAGGTGGTTTTCCACGGGCACGTCTCGGAGCCGTACAAGCACGCACTGCTTCAGCGGGCGGCGCTGCACCTTCTGCCGTCGCGGAAAGAGGGCTGGGGCATCGCGGTGATCGAGGCGGCGCAGCACGGGGTGCCCACCGTGGCGTACGCGAGCGCGGGAGGTGTCGCGGACTCCATCTGCGACGGGGTCACCGGCCGGTTGGTCGAGCCCGGTGAGGAGTTTGTGGAGGTGGTGGGGCAGACCCTTGGGCGTCGAGAAGCAATGGCTCCCGCCGCGCGGGCTTGGGCGGGGCGGTTTTCCTGGGAGGAAACCGGCCGGAAGTTCGCCCGCGTTATTGCAGCTGTGTGGTCCAGTTGA
- a CDS encoding class I SAM-dependent methyltransferase: MHRTRRMATLRRSLRLLRAFSYEQFRPRIFYSLLARDTRLLLDALRSDLSSSPAPSLRGAAVLDVGGGPGYFADAFADCFYVGLEPNVSELSAAGLTGFSAVRGDGAALPFADDSFDVVYSSNVAEHIPNWQAMGDEMLRVAKPGGLVVLSYTVWLGPFGGHETGLWQHYVGGQYARRRYAKVHGREPKNVFGKSLFAVSAREGLAWAEGTGQLAAAFPRYHPWWAWWVTRVPVLREFAVSNLVLVLRKG, translated from the coding sequence ATGCACCGTACCCGCCGGATGGCCACACTTCGTCGCTCACTCCGGCTTCTGCGCGCCTTTTCCTACGAGCAGTTCCGCCCGCGCATCTTCTACTCGCTGCTCGCCCGCGATACGCGCCTGCTTCTCGACGCCCTCCGGTCCGACCTCTCCTCATCCCCTGCTCCGAGCTTGCGAGGTGCAGCCGTCCTCGACGTCGGCGGCGGGCCCGGCTACTTCGCCGACGCGTTCGCAGACTGCTTCTACGTCGGGCTGGAACCAAACGTGTCCGAACTATCCGCTGCAGGTTTGACCGGTTTCAGCGCGGTGCGCGGCGACGGAGCGGCGCTTCCCTTCGCCGACGATTCCTTCGACGTGGTGTACTCCTCCAACGTCGCCGAACACATCCCGAACTGGCAGGCCATGGGCGACGAGATGCTGCGCGTGGCCAAACCCGGCGGGCTGGTGGTGCTCAGCTACACGGTATGGCTCGGGCCGTTCGGCGGGCACGAGACTGGCTTGTGGCAGCACTATGTGGGCGGGCAGTATGCGCGTCGTCGATACGCAAAAGTGCACGGCCGCGAACCGAAGAATGTGTTCGGCAAGTCCCTGTTCGCCGTCTCCGCGCGCGAGGGTCTCGCGTGGGCGGAAGGCACCGGCCAGCTCGCTGCGGCATTCCCCCGCTACCACCCGTGGTGGGCGTGGTGGGTCACCCGCGTGCCGGTGCTGCGCGAATTCGCGGTGTCAAACCTCGTGCTTGTGCTGCGCAAGGGTTAG
- a CDS encoding phosphoenolpyruvate carboxykinase (GTP) — protein MTAEVKRLEGNNPTDNEQLIAWINEAVELFQPDKVVFADGSDEEWNRLTSELVESGTLIKLNEEKRPNSFLARSNPSDVARVESRTFISTENEEDAGPTNNWMKPDALKEEMLEHFEGSMRGRTMYVVPFCMGPISDPDPKLGVQLTDSAYVVLSMRIMTRMGTQALEKIEGDKFVHCLHSVGAPLEPGQEDVAWPCNDTKYISQFPETKEIWSYGSGYGGNAILAKKCYALRIASVMAREEGWMAEHMLILKLTSPEGKNYHVAAAFPSACGKTNLAMITPTLEGWTAEVVGDDIAWMHLREDGLYAVNPENGFFGVAPGTNYASNPIAMRSMEPGNVLFTNVALTDDGDVWWEGMDGEAPAHLIDWRGEDWTPESSSKAAHPNSRYCVAIEQCPAAAPEFNDWQGVKIDAILFGGRRPDTVPLVTQAHNWEHGTMIGAMLSSGQTAASAEAKVGSLRHDPMAMLPFMGYNVGDYFQHWLDMGEKGGDRMPEIFLVNWFRRGDDDRFLWPGFGDNSRVLKWVIDRIEGNVDADETVVGYTARAEDLDLTGLDTPVEDVREALTADPELWKEDVADSRRYLEGLGSRVPQEIFDQLKKLDERVQAAAK, from the coding sequence ATGACCGCTGAAGTTAAGCGTCTGGAGGGCAACAACCCCACCGACAACGAACAGCTTATCGCTTGGATCAACGAGGCGGTCGAGCTTTTCCAGCCCGACAAGGTTGTTTTCGCCGACGGCTCCGATGAGGAGTGGAACCGCCTGACCTCCGAACTCGTCGAGTCCGGCACCCTGATCAAGCTGAACGAGGAGAAGCGCCCGAACTCCTTCCTCGCCCGCTCCAACCCCTCCGACGTCGCCCGGGTGGAGTCCCGCACCTTCATTTCCACCGAAAACGAAGAGGACGCAGGCCCGACCAACAACTGGATGAAGCCGGACGCGCTCAAAGAAGAGATGCTCGAGCACTTCGAAGGCTCCATGCGCGGGCGCACCATGTACGTCGTGCCGTTCTGCATGGGCCCCATCTCCGACCCGGACCCGAAGCTGGGCGTCCAGCTGACCGACTCCGCGTACGTCGTGCTCTCCATGCGCATCATGACCCGCATGGGCACCCAGGCCCTGGAAAAGATTGAGGGCGACAAGTTCGTGCACTGCCTGCACTCCGTCGGCGCCCCGCTGGAGCCGGGCCAGGAGGACGTGGCGTGGCCGTGCAACGACACCAAGTACATCTCCCAGTTCCCGGAGACCAAGGAGATCTGGTCCTACGGCTCCGGCTACGGCGGCAACGCCATCCTGGCCAAGAAGTGCTACGCGCTTCGCATCGCATCCGTGATGGCCAGGGAAGAGGGCTGGATGGCCGAGCACATGCTCATTCTCAAGCTCACCTCGCCGGAGGGCAAGAACTACCACGTCGCGGCGGCCTTCCCGTCCGCCTGCGGCAAGACCAACCTGGCCATGATCACCCCGACGCTCGAGGGCTGGACCGCCGAGGTCGTCGGCGACGACATCGCCTGGATGCACCTGCGTGAAGACGGCCTGTACGCCGTCAACCCCGAAAACGGCTTCTTCGGTGTCGCACCGGGCACCAACTACGCCTCCAACCCGATTGCCATGCGCAGCATGGAGCCGGGCAACGTCTTGTTCACCAACGTCGCGCTCACCGACGACGGCGACGTCTGGTGGGAGGGCATGGACGGCGAGGCGCCCGCCCACCTCATCGACTGGCGCGGCGAGGACTGGACGCCTGAGTCCTCCTCCAAGGCCGCCCACCCGAACTCCCGCTACTGCGTGGCCATCGAGCAGTGCCCGGCCGCCGCACCGGAGTTCAACGACTGGCAGGGCGTCAAGATCGACGCCATCCTCTTCGGCGGCCGCCGCCCGGACACCGTGCCGCTGGTCACGCAGGCCCACAACTGGGAGCACGGCACCATGATCGGCGCGATGCTCTCCTCCGGCCAGACCGCCGCCTCCGCGGAAGCCAAGGTTGGCTCCCTGCGCCACGACCCGATGGCCATGCTGCCGTTCATGGGCTACAACGTGGGCGACTATTTCCAGCACTGGCTGGATATGGGCGAAAAGGGCGGCGACCGCATGCCGGAGATCTTCCTGGTCAACTGGTTCCGCCGCGGCGACGACGACCGCTTCCTGTGGCCGGGCTTCGGCGACAACTCCCGCGTGCTCAAGTGGGTCATCGACCGCATCGAGGGCAACGTCGACGCCGACGAGACCGTGGTCGGCTACACCGCCCGCGCCGAGGACCTGGATCTGACCGGCCTGGACACCCCGGTCGAGGACGTGCGCGAAGCACTCACCGCCGACCCGGAGCTGTGGAAGGAAGACGTCGCGGACTCCCGCCGTTACCTCGAGGGTCTCGGCTCCCGCGTGCCGCAGGAGATCTTTGACCAGCTGAAGAAACTCGACGAGCGCGTCCAGGCTGCAGCGAAGTAG
- the trmB gene encoding tRNA (guanosine(46)-N7)-methyltransferase TrmB, which yields MNNTENTRPGTGELPAGRPLQTEFDTGLDYPRLGSVTFRRGTLTENQEALFEEHWPRLGRVLAAGSDEPIDVDEWFGRSGHPTIVEIGSGTGTSTAAMAPLEADTNVIAVELYKPGLAKLLGSVVRGGIDNIRMVRGDGVEVLARMFGEESLDGVRVFFPDPWPKARHHKRRIIQSGTLNLIATRLKPGGVLHVATDHAGYAEWIDELVDVEPMLEYKGWPWADAPLLTDRQVITKFEGKGLDKDHVIREYLWEKK from the coding sequence ATGAATAATACTGAAAACACCCGCCCGGGAACGGGCGAATTGCCGGCGGGCCGCCCGCTGCAAACCGAGTTCGACACCGGCCTGGACTACCCGCGCCTCGGTTCCGTGACCTTCCGCCGCGGCACCTTGACGGAGAACCAGGAGGCCCTGTTCGAGGAGCACTGGCCGCGCCTGGGCCGCGTCCTGGCCGCCGGATCGGACGAGCCGATCGACGTCGACGAGTGGTTCGGCCGCTCTGGCCACCCCACCATCGTGGAGATCGGCTCCGGCACCGGCACCTCCACCGCTGCGATGGCACCGCTGGAGGCGGACACCAACGTCATCGCCGTGGAGCTGTACAAGCCGGGGCTGGCCAAGTTGCTCGGCTCGGTGGTGCGCGGCGGCATCGACAACATCCGCATGGTGCGCGGCGACGGCGTGGAGGTACTGGCCCGTATGTTCGGCGAGGAATCCCTCGACGGCGTGCGCGTCTTCTTCCCGGACCCCTGGCCGAAGGCTCGCCACCACAAGCGCCGCATCATCCAGTCCGGCACCTTGAACTTGATCGCCACCCGGTTGAAGCCCGGCGGTGTGCTGCACGTCGCCACGGACCACGCGGGCTACGCCGAGTGGATCGACGAGCTGGTCGACGTGGAGCCGATGCTCGAGTACAAGGGCTGGCCGTGGGCGGACGCACCGTTGCTGACGGACCGCCAGGTCATTACTAAGTTCGAGGGCAAAGGCTTGGACAAGGATCACGTGATCCGCGAGTACCTGTGGGAGAAGAAGTAG
- a CDS encoding NYN domain-containing protein: MDLQALSHPYTPGAPAGPESYLLVWDAPNLDMGLGAILGGRPTAAHRPRFDAIGRWLIDAAEDRSDELGRDIEPEATVFTNVAASGADAIRPWVEALRNVGFAVFAKPKSDEDSDVDQDMLAHIERRREEGVLQGVVVASADGQNFQEPLLELIDAGIPVTVLGFHEHASWAVNSPEVDFVDLEDIPGVFQNPLPRVNLDKLPDGGAWLQPFRPLKSLLRNTRD; encoded by the coding sequence ATGGATCTGCAAGCGCTGTCGCACCCCTACACCCCCGGCGCGCCCGCCGGCCCGGAAAGCTACCTGCTGGTGTGGGACGCCCCGAACCTGGATATGGGCCTCGGCGCGATCCTCGGCGGGCGCCCGACCGCGGCGCACCGCCCGCGTTTCGACGCCATCGGCCGCTGGCTCATCGACGCCGCCGAGGACCGCTCCGACGAGCTCGGCCGCGACATCGAGCCGGAGGCGACGGTGTTCACCAACGTCGCGGCCTCCGGCGCCGACGCGATCCGCCCGTGGGTGGAAGCGCTGCGCAACGTCGGTTTCGCCGTATTTGCCAAGCCGAAGAGCGACGAGGATTCGGACGTGGACCAGGACATGCTGGCCCACATCGAGCGCCGGCGCGAGGAGGGCGTGCTCCAGGGCGTCGTCGTGGCCTCGGCGGACGGGCAGAACTTCCAGGAGCCGCTGCTCGAGCTCATCGACGCCGGCATCCCGGTCACCGTCCTCGGCTTCCACGAGCACGCCTCCTGGGCCGTCAACTCGCCTGAGGTGGACTTCGTGGACCTGGAGGACATTCCGGGCGTGTTCCAGAACCCGTTGCCGCGTGTGAACCTGGACAAGCTGCCGGACGGCGGCGCCTGGCTGCAGCCGTTCCGCCCGCTGAAGTCCCTGCTGCGCAACACGCGCGACTAA
- a CDS encoding MMPL family transporter, with protein sequence MFYKWGRFAYRHRRIIPVVVIVLILAMQVLFGSKLGERLSQEGWEDPGADSTTAATIEQDTFGRDNSGDVIVLVSAPDGVDNQELTDAANRQISGLREQFPDEIDHITNYFERPNPQMVNGDHTKAFAAIGLKGDGEQTLKDLRTIKPALEAIELPSATVQVAGATAVADALDEGMTNDIARAEKVGLVFVAAILLFVFGGVVAAAMPLIVGVLSIIGSLSLLAVLAQFQQVNIFSQSIITLLGLGLAIDYGLFMVSRFREELDRGRGIEEAVAVTTNTAGKTVFFSALMVGVALSGLLMFPQAFLKSVAYGAMSAVLLAAVISVAVLPAMFGMLGKKIDVLSVRRRRPRGGDEKAFEDTVWYKLPSWAMRHAKAVVVGCAALLLLLTVPMVGITFGGINETYLPPDQHTRQAQNEFNEEFPAFRTDPVKLVVTGADNQQLVDIVVQTRQVEGLAGPLKPAHATQDGTTVLSAPLADRTESADVVKQLRDIEAPEGVQTYVSGTPAMEVESIEALLKRLPWMALYMVIATFLLMALVFGSVILPAKAVIMNVLGIGATLGFLTAVFVDGVGAGALNFTPGPLMSPILVLIIAILYGLSTDYEVFLVSRMVEARQDGASTDEAIKRGTAHTGGIITAAAAIMIVVAAAFALSDIVMMKYIAYGMIFSLALDATVIRLLFVPAVMHLLREDSWWAPRWVNRAAGSFGSGSGVSAPPSDERPIADMVPDTQPGRAGVSVTENASLVPFSDLMRDLEQRRAIEQLKKKELER encoded by the coding sequence GTGTTCTACAAGTGGGGCCGTTTCGCCTACCGCCACCGCCGCATCATCCCTGTGGTGGTCATCGTGCTCATCCTGGCCATGCAGGTGCTCTTCGGCTCCAAGCTGGGCGAGCGCCTCTCCCAGGAGGGCTGGGAGGACCCGGGCGCGGACTCGACCACTGCCGCGACGATTGAGCAGGACACGTTCGGCCGCGACAACTCGGGCGACGTGATTGTGCTGGTCAGCGCCCCAGATGGGGTAGATAACCAAGAGCTCACAGACGCCGCGAACCGCCAAATCAGCGGCCTGCGCGAGCAGTTCCCCGACGAAATCGACCACATCACCAACTACTTCGAGCGCCCCAACCCGCAGATGGTCAACGGCGACCACACCAAGGCCTTCGCCGCGATCGGGCTGAAGGGCGACGGCGAGCAAACCCTCAAAGACCTGCGCACCATCAAACCGGCGCTCGAAGCGATAGAGCTGCCCAGCGCAACCGTCCAGGTCGCAGGCGCCACCGCGGTCGCCGACGCGCTGGACGAAGGCATGACAAACGACATCGCGCGCGCCGAAAAGGTCGGCCTCGTGTTCGTCGCCGCCATCTTGTTGTTCGTCTTCGGCGGTGTGGTGGCTGCAGCGATGCCGCTGATCGTGGGCGTTTTGTCCATCATCGGCTCCCTGTCGCTGCTGGCGGTGCTGGCGCAGTTCCAGCAGGTCAACATCTTCTCCCAGTCCATCATCACGCTTCTGGGCCTGGGTCTGGCCATCGACTACGGCCTGTTCATGGTCTCGCGCTTCCGCGAAGAGCTGGACCGCGGCCGCGGCATCGAGGAGGCTGTGGCGGTGACCACCAACACCGCCGGCAAGACGGTCTTCTTCTCCGCCTTGATGGTGGGGGTTGCCCTGTCAGGGCTGCTGATGTTCCCGCAGGCCTTCCTCAAATCCGTCGCCTACGGCGCGATGAGCGCGGTGCTGCTCGCCGCCGTGATCTCGGTGGCGGTGCTGCCGGCCATGTTCGGCATGCTCGGCAAGAAGATCGACGTCCTTTCCGTGCGCCGACGTCGCCCCCGCGGCGGCGATGAAAAAGCCTTCGAAGACACTGTCTGGTACAAGCTGCCCAGCTGGGCGATGCGCCACGCCAAGGCTGTCGTGGTCGGCTGCGCGGCGCTACTGCTGCTGCTCACCGTGCCGATGGTCGGCATCACCTTCGGCGGCATCAACGAGACCTACCTGCCGCCCGACCAGCACACCCGCCAGGCCCAGAACGAATTCAACGAGGAGTTCCCCGCCTTCCGCACCGATCCCGTCAAGCTCGTGGTCACCGGCGCGGACAACCAGCAGCTGGTGGACATCGTGGTGCAGACCCGCCAGGTCGAGGGCCTCGCCGGGCCGCTGAAGCCCGCCCACGCCACGCAGGACGGCACGACGGTGCTCTCCGCCCCGCTTGCGGATCGCACTGAAAGCGCGGACGTCGTCAAGCAACTGCGCGACATCGAAGCACCAGAAGGCGTGCAGACGTACGTTTCCGGCACCCCCGCCATGGAGGTCGAATCCATCGAAGCGCTGCTCAAGCGGCTGCCGTGGATGGCCCTGTACATGGTGATTGCCACCTTCCTGCTCATGGCGCTGGTGTTCGGCTCCGTGATCCTGCCGGCGAAGGCCGTGATCATGAACGTCCTCGGCATCGGCGCCACGCTCGGCTTCCTCACCGCCGTGTTCGTCGACGGCGTCGGCGCGGGCGCGCTGAACTTCACCCCGGGACCACTGATGAGCCCGATCTTGGTGCTGATCATCGCGATCCTCTACGGCCTGTCCACGGACTACGAAGTCTTCCTCGTCTCTCGCATGGTGGAAGCGCGCCAAGATGGCGCCAGCACCGACGAGGCCATCAAACGCGGCACCGCCCACACCGGCGGCATCATCACCGCCGCAGCCGCCATCATGATCGTGGTCGCCGCCGCGTTCGCCCTGTCCGACATCGTGATGATGAAGTACATCGCCTACGGCATGATCTTCTCGCTAGCTCTCGACGCCACGGTGATCCGCCTCCTGTTCGTCCCCGCCGTGATGCACCTGCTGCGCGAGGACAGCTGGTGGGCGCCGCGCTGGGTCAACCGCGCCGCCGGTTCCTTCGGCAGTGGCTCGGGCGTATCTGCGCCTCCCTCTGACGAGCGCCCCATCGCCGACATGGTGCCCGACACCCAACCCGGCCGCGCCGGAGTGAGCGTGACCGAAAACGCCTCGCTGGTGCCGTTTAGCGACCTCATGCGCGACCTAGAACAGCGCCGCGCCATCGAGCAGCTGAAGAAGAAGGAACTTGAGCGCTAG
- a CDS encoding lysylphosphatidylglycerol synthase transmembrane domain-containing protein yields MSASNVRQWVRWLAPVAVMAAVLVILRDEMPFFGEAWQAVGEAQTGPLLAAVATAVLSLAAMAGVMQILLNVEGRITGVARTNAITYASNAWSTTVPGGPAISAWLTFRVHRTWGASVGLCGWFFVVSGALSTVWMVLIGVVAVALLGAELSVWSLVGTLGAAVATIGAVFWATLHPAVLKRWVRYLPEKVRGRVVDVIDQVSAIRISAPAFFGAAALSLANRLLDLATMVFAVQAVAPAGISLPSVCLAFIMTKLAGSAQVTPGGLGTVEPVAVGMLVAGGLPLAAATAATVVYRAVSFVLITAIGWVIYAAVYAGRGFMVGRPSAGETV; encoded by the coding sequence TTGAGCGCTAGCAACGTCCGCCAGTGGGTGCGCTGGCTCGCCCCCGTGGCCGTCATGGCTGCGGTGCTGGTGATCCTGCGCGACGAGATGCCGTTTTTCGGGGAGGCGTGGCAGGCTGTCGGGGAGGCGCAGACAGGCCCGCTGCTGGCCGCGGTGGCCACGGCGGTGCTGTCGCTGGCCGCGATGGCCGGGGTGATGCAGATCCTGCTCAACGTGGAAGGTCGCATCACCGGGGTGGCGCGCACCAACGCGATCACCTACGCCTCCAACGCCTGGTCCACAACGGTGCCGGGCGGGCCGGCGATTTCCGCGTGGCTGACGTTTCGGGTGCACCGCACCTGGGGGGCGTCCGTGGGGCTGTGCGGCTGGTTCTTCGTGGTCTCCGGGGCGTTGTCCACGGTATGGATGGTGCTCATCGGCGTCGTCGCCGTAGCGCTGCTGGGCGCGGAGCTGTCCGTGTGGTCGCTGGTGGGCACGCTCGGTGCCGCGGTCGCGACGATCGGCGCGGTGTTCTGGGCGACCCTGCACCCGGCTGTGCTCAAACGGTGGGTGCGCTATCTGCCCGAGAAGGTCCGCGGGCGCGTGGTGGACGTGATTGACCAGGTTTCCGCCATCCGCATCTCCGCGCCGGCGTTCTTCGGGGCCGCGGCGCTGTCTCTGGCCAACCGGCTGTTGGACCTGGCCACCATGGTCTTCGCGGTGCAGGCGGTTGCGCCGGCCGGAATCTCGCTGCCGAGCGTGTGCCTGGCGTTCATCATGACCAAGTTGGCCGGATCCGCCCAGGTCACCCCCGGCGGGCTCGGCACCGTGGAGCCGGTGGCGGTGGGCATGCTCGTCGCCGGCGGGCTCCCGCTGGCAGCCGCGACGGCCGCGACGGTGGTCTACCGGGCGGTGTCGTTCGTGCTGATTACGGCCATCGGGTGGGTCATCTACGCCGCCGTGTACGCGGGGCGCGGCTTTATGGTCGGGCGCCCGTCCGCTGGCGAAACCGTTTGA
- a CDS encoding FAD-binding oxidoreductase: MSVSRMFYGRSVDFERVVPVGWHAHEEGVAALLESFRRVPDGQRVRLAKKTSNLFRSRDAGSAGLDVAGLRSVIAVDPVTKTADVQGMCTYEDLVDATLPYGLVPLVVPQLKTITLGGAVSGMGVESTSFRNGLPHESVLEMDVLVGTGDIVTCSREDNVALFRAFPNSYGSLGYAVRLTIELEEVAPFIELQHVRYDDLTAFQDALADAAATGEWGGRALLGLDAVAFSPTEQYLVCAFQVGEAPGTSDYTRDAVYYRSLQHPSGVHHDFLTIRDYIWRWDTDWFWCSRAFGTQNPKVRKLWPRELRRSAFYWKLVGLDKKYDLEYRFLKKPKGLPRTERVVQDIEVRDTQVAEFLEWFFQASDIEPVWLCPIRLRDGVDTLAGVGLDEEAPWPLYPLEPATTWVNVGFWSGVPEVEPGAFNKVIERKVSDLGGHKSLYSEAFYDRAEFERLYGGDLPERMKAQYDPGRRFPGLYEKTVENA; encoded by the coding sequence ATGAGCGTTTCCAGGATGTTTTACGGTCGCAGCGTTGATTTTGAACGTGTCGTGCCCGTCGGCTGGCACGCGCACGAAGAGGGGGTTGCCGCGCTCCTGGAAAGCTTCCGACGGGTGCCAGACGGACAGCGAGTGCGCCTGGCCAAGAAGACGTCGAACCTTTTCCGCTCCCGCGACGCTGGAAGCGCCGGGCTCGACGTGGCGGGCCTGCGCAGCGTCATCGCCGTCGACCCGGTGACGAAAACCGCCGACGTGCAGGGCATGTGCACCTACGAAGACCTCGTCGACGCGACCCTGCCGTATGGCCTCGTGCCACTTGTGGTGCCGCAGCTGAAAACCATCACGCTCGGCGGCGCCGTCTCCGGCATGGGCGTGGAGTCCACCTCCTTCCGCAACGGCCTGCCGCACGAATCCGTGCTCGAGATGGACGTGTTGGTCGGCACCGGCGACATCGTCACCTGTTCTCGCGAGGACAACGTCGCGCTCTTCCGCGCGTTCCCGAACTCGTATGGCTCACTCGGCTACGCGGTGCGCCTCACCATCGAGCTCGAGGAGGTCGCGCCGTTCATCGAGCTCCAGCACGTGCGTTACGACGACCTCACGGCCTTCCAGGACGCCCTGGCCGACGCCGCCGCCACCGGCGAGTGGGGCGGACGCGCCCTGCTCGGCCTCGACGCCGTCGCGTTTTCCCCCACCGAGCAGTACCTCGTCTGCGCCTTCCAGGTGGGCGAGGCGCCGGGAACCTCCGACTACACGCGCGACGCCGTGTACTACCGCTCGCTGCAGCACCCGTCCGGCGTGCACCACGACTTCCTCACCATCCGCGATTACATCTGGCGCTGGGACACCGACTGGTTCTGGTGCTCTCGCGCCTTCGGCACCCAGAACCCCAAGGTGCGCAAGCTCTGGCCGCGCGAGCTGCGTCGCAGCGCGTTCTACTGGAAGCTCGTGGGCCTGGACAAGAAGTACGACCTGGAGTACCGGTTCCTGAAGAAGCCGAAGGGCCTGCCGCGCACTGAGCGCGTCGTGCAAGACATCGAGGTGCGCGACACGCAGGTCGCCGAGTTCCTCGAATGGTTCTTCCAGGCCAGCGACATCGAGCCGGTTTGGCTGTGTCCGATCCGGCTGCGGGACGGCGTCGACACGCTCGCTGGCGTCGGACTCGACGAGGAGGCGCCGTGGCCGCTCTACCCTCTCGAGCCGGCGACGACGTGGGTGAACGTCGGCTTCTGGTCCGGTGTCCCGGAAGTGGAGCCGGGGGCTTTTAACAAGGTCATCGAGCGGAAGGTCTCAGACCTTGGCGGGCACAAGTCCCTGTACTCGGAGGCGTTCTACGACCGCGCCGAGTTCGAGCGCCTCTACGGCGGGGACCTGCCGGAGCGGATGAAGGCCCAGTACGACCCGGGCCGACGCTTCCCCGGCCTCTACGAAAAGACAGTGGAAAACGCGTAG